Proteins encoded within one genomic window of Panicum virgatum strain AP13 chromosome 1N, P.virgatum_v5, whole genome shotgun sequence:
- the LOC120656051 gene encoding uncharacterized protein LOC120656051, which yields MAGGGLAGALELAVVFLVRPLLAVIFVFTLILLSWYVAWRTVLVHVSLVQEIAGLRPKKAAKPKPANRGRFARFYQSQAEAAQRHSISEGTS from the exons atggcgggcggcggcctcgcGGGGGCGCTGGAGCTCGCCGTCGTCTTCCTCGTCCGACCCCTCCTCGCCGTGATCTTCGTCTTCACCCTTATCCTCCTCA GCTGGTACGTGGCGTGGAGGACGGTGCTGGTGCACGTGTCGCTGGTGCAGGAGATCGCCGGGCTGCGCCCGAAGAAGGCCGCTAAACCCAAGCCGGCCAACCGCGGCCGCTTCGCCAGGTTCTACCAGTCCCAGGCTGAGGCCGCCCAAAG
- the LOC120656049 gene encoding N-glycosylase/DNA lyase OGG1-like, with product MRLPLLPRSPPLAAAVAAMPPRRRRVVRSPPLTPSPPKLSSTPPLAPPLEASKPGTPDHDDPPHSARRRLLPLAATAVEAQEEWHPLPLSAADLSLPLTLPTGQTFLWRRTSLSPLRFTGAVGPHLVSLSHLPDAEDGRLAFLLHSDGVCPASSSSVPAARAALCDYLNAAVPLADLWRQFAAADERFAEVAARLGGGGARVLRQDPLECVFQFLCSSNNNIKRIEKMVWTLAGYGERLGEVGGFVFHRFPTIEQLARVSEQELREAGFGYRAKYIVGTAKELQAKPGGGEKWLASLREKELPEVIEALCTLPGVGPKVAACIALFSLDQNHAIPVDTHVWKVATQYLLPELAGKSLTPKLSVVVADAFVTRFGSYAGWAQNVLFIGQLPSQKIVVAEVTSDGLTTKSPTKRKRGGIRDHVENK from the exons ATGCGCCTCCCGCTTCTTCCACGGTCCCCTCcactcgccgccgctgtcgccgccatgcctcctcgccgccgccgcgtcgtcagATCACCGCCGCTCACGCCTTCCCCTCCAAAACTCTCCTCTACACCGCCCCTGGCCCCTCCCCTAGAGGCCTCCAAGCCCGGAACCCCCGACCACGACGACCCCCCTCACTccgcccgtcgccgcctccttcccctcgccgccacTGCCGTTGAGGCGCAGGAGGAGTGGCACCCGCTcccgctctccgccgccgacctctccctcccgctcacgctccccaccggtcagaccttCCTCTGGCGCCGCACCTCCCTCTCCCCGCTCCGCTTCACCGGCGCCGTGGGGCCGCACCTCGTCTCCCTCTCCCACCTCCCCGACGCCGAAGACGGCCgcctcgccttcctcctccaCAGTGACGGTGTCTGCcccgcatcctcctcctccgtgccggccgcccgcgccgcgttgTGCGACTACCTCAACGCGGCCGTCCCGCTCGCCGACCTCTGGCGCCAGTTCGCAGCCGCCGACGAGCGCTTCGCCGAGGTCGCGGCGCGGCTcgggggcggcggagcgcgGGTGCTCAGGCAGGACCCCCTCGAGTGCGTCTTCCAGTTCCTCTGCTCCTCCAACAACAACATCAAGcggatcgagaagatggtgtgGACGCTGGCGGGATACGGGGAGCGGCTTGGCGAGGTCGGTGGGTTCGTGTTCCACCGGTTCCCCACGATCGAGCAGCTCGCGCGCGTGTCGGAGCAGGAGCTTCGGGAGGCCGGGTTTGGTTACAG GGCAAAGTACATTGTTGGCACTGCTAAAGAACTGCAGGCCAAACCTGGTGGAGGTGAAAAATGGCTTGCCTCATTGCGTGAGAAGGAACTTCCGGAGGTGATTGAGGCTCTGTGCACTCTGCCAGGTGTTGGTCCGAAGGTTGCTGCGTGCATTGCTCTGTTCTCACTTGATCAAAATCATGCTATTCCTGTCGATACACATGTCTGGAAG GTTGCCACACAATATCTATTGCCGGAGCTAGCCGGCAAGAGTCTGACTCCGAAACTTAGCGTTGTTGTCGCCGATGCATTTGTAACTAGATTTGGAAGCTATGCTGGCTGGGCACAGAATGTGCTCTTCATTGGCCAGCTACCTTCTCAAAAGATTGTGGTGGCAGAAGTTACCAGTGATGGATTAACCACCAAATCTCCTACTAAAAGGAAGCGCGGAGGAATCCGAGACCATGTGGAGAACAAGTAA
- the LOC120656050 gene encoding tetratricopeptide repeat protein 33-like, which yields MKIAWGKNAKMKRQPVVVSTKPGLPFGVDSDTDEAEKEETAGANTNCPGTKPLDTAESLQHLGDKLAEEGKYHEALCRWEAALTLAPDNAILHEQKAQVLLEVGDAWHALTAATRATELDPLWPEAWVTLGRAQLNFGEPDSAILSFDKALVIKHDHDGAKADRETAVRLVKKRGQLHSSGLSTNKRRFTVGENSVKGAEGEEKADETAVPSG from the exons ATGAAGATAGCCTGGGGTAAGAATGCCAAAATGAAGAGGCAGCCAGTGGTAGTGTCAACTAAACCAGGGCTACCATTTGGAGTGGACAGCGATACCGATGAGGCTGAAAAGGAGGAAACAGCAGGGGCAAACACAAACTGTCCTGGAACAAAGCCACTTGACACAGCTGAATCACTCCAGCATCTAGGAGACAAGCTAGCTGAG GAAGGAAAGTACCATGAAGCACTTTGTAGGTGGGAGGCTGCACTTACCTTGGCACCTGACAATGCAATACTTCACGAACAGAAAGCTCAGGTTTTACTTGAAGTGGGAGATGCATGGCATGCACTGACAGCAGCAACCA GAGCAACAGAACTGGATCCTCTATGGCCCGAG GCTTGGGTCACACTTGGTAGAGCGCAGTTAAATTTTGGGGAACCAGATTCAGCTATACTATCATTTGACAAGGCACTAGTAATCAAG CACGACCATGATGGTGCGAAAGCTGACCGTGAAACTGCAGTCCGTCTTGTCAAGAAACGAGGGCAGTTGCACTCATCAGGTCTAAGCACCAACAAAAGGAGGTTCACGGTTGGAGAGAACTCAGTTAAGGGCGCAGAGGGTGAAGAAAAGGCGGATGAAACAGCGGTACCGTCTGGTTAG
- the LOC120653572 gene encoding RNA polymerase II transcriptional coactivator SUB1-like produces the protein MRVNIKTLVETFSVKHDAHASQSPFFFCHIHLRWAHTFGCFIHFQASSGPPPQSTSRPPRRRGTWKAGIGNRFERSRKSQIKKRFGGGGGGEPAAKRQAAGDEGPSESAEDGTVVAEISKNKKVSVRSWKGKVYVDMREFYVKDGKTLPTRKGISLQLDQWKILRDNIKAIDEAIKENA, from the exons ATGAGGGTTAACAT AAAAACTTTGGTTGAAACATTTTCTGTGAAACATGATGCACACGCATCACaatcccccttttttttctgccACATCCATTTGCGCTGGGCCCACACCTTTGGTTGCTTCATCCACTTCCAGGCTTCCAGCGGGCCCCCACCCCAGTCCACCTCTCGGCCCCCTCGAAGACGCGGCACCTGGAAGGCTGGAATCGGAAACCGGTTCGAACGCTCGCGAAAATCACAAATCAAGAAGCgcttcggcggcggaggcgggggcgaGCCGGCGGCCAAGCGCCAGGCCGCCGGGGACGAGGGGCCCTCTGAATCCGCCGAAGACGGCACCGTCGTGGCCGAG ATATCGAAGAACAAGAAGGTGTCCGTGAGGAGCTGGAAGGGCAAGGTCTACGTCGACATGCGCGAGTTCTACGTCAAGGACGGCAAGACCCTCCCTACCCGCAAAG GTATATCACTACAACTGGATCAG TGGAAGATACTGAGGGACAATATTAAAGCTATAGATGAGGCCATCAAGGAAAATGCATGA